In the genome of Cronobacter malonaticus LMG 23826, one region contains:
- the ompF gene encoding porin OmpF: MMKRNILAVVIPALLVAGAANAAEIYNKNGNKVDIYGKAVGLHYFTKDNGAKGYDGNGDRTYARLGFKGETQINDQLTGYGQWEYNFQGSNSEGGTDSQKGNKTRLAFAGLKFGDFGTFDYGRNYGLVYDAIGVTDMLPEFGGDTGPSDNFFAGRQGGLATYRNSNFFGLVDGLSFGLQYLGKNERAKTGGSIDDIQRSNGDGWATSLGYEFDGFSVIGGYGAADRTNAQESLARGKGAKAEQWATGVKYDANNIYLAALYGETRNATRIDGGFANKTQDFSVVAQYQFDFGLRPSIAYYKSKAKDVEGIGSEDYINYVEVGATYYFNKNMSTYVDYIINQIDSDNKLGVGSDNTAAVGIVYQF, translated from the coding sequence ATGATGAAGCGCAATATCCTGGCAGTGGTTATCCCTGCCCTGCTGGTAGCCGGTGCAGCAAACGCTGCAGAAATCTATAACAAAAACGGCAACAAAGTAGACATCTACGGTAAAGCGGTAGGTCTGCACTATTTCACTAAAGATAACGGCGCAAAAGGTTATGATGGCAATGGCGACAGAACCTATGCCCGTCTTGGTTTTAAAGGCGAAACTCAGATCAACGACCAACTGACCGGTTACGGCCAGTGGGAATATAACTTCCAGGGCAGCAACTCAGAAGGCGGCACTGACTCTCAAAAAGGTAACAAAACCCGTCTGGCATTTGCGGGCCTGAAATTTGGCGACTTCGGCACTTTCGACTACGGTCGTAACTATGGCCTGGTATACGACGCCATCGGCGTAACCGATATGCTGCCGGAATTCGGTGGTGATACCGGTCCTAGCGACAACTTCTTCGCAGGTCGTCAGGGCGGCCTGGCCACTTACCGTAACAGCAATTTCTTTGGTCTGGTTGATGGTCTGAGCTTCGGTCTTCAGTACCTGGGCAAAAACGAGCGCGCAAAAACTGGCGGCTCAATTGACGATATTCAGCGTTCTAATGGTGACGGCTGGGCAACCTCTCTGGGTTACGAATTCGACGGCTTCAGCGTAATCGGTGGTTACGGCGCAGCAGATCGTACCAATGCACAGGAATCTCTGGCTCGCGGTAAAGGCGCTAAAGCTGAGCAGTGGGCGACTGGCGTGAAATATGACGCTAACAACATCTATCTGGCCGCGCTGTACGGTGAAACCCGTAACGCGACCCGCATCGATGGCGGTTTCGCAAACAAAACTCAGGACTTCTCAGTTGTAGCACAGTATCAGTTCGATTTCGGTCTGCGTCCGTCCATCGCTTACTACAAATCTAAAGCGAAAGATGTTGAAGGCATCGGTAGCGAAGATTACATCAACTACGTAGAAGTAGGTGCCACTTACTACTTCAACAAAAACATGTCTACCTATGTTGATTACATCATCAACCAGATCGACAGCGACAACAAACTGGGCGTTGGTTCTGACAACACCGCTGCAGTGGGTATCGTTTACCAGTTCTAA
- a CDS encoding amino acid aminotransferase yields the protein MFENITAAPADPILGLADLFRADDRPTKINLGIGVYKDETGKTPVLTSVKKAEQYLLENETTKNYLGIDGIPEFGRCTQELLFGKGSHIISDKRARTAQTPGGTGALRVAADFLAKNTDVKRVWVSNPSWPNHKGVFNSAGLEVREYAYYDAANHSLDFDGLLNSLQEAQAGDVVLFHGCCHNPTGIDPTLDQWEQLAKLSVEKGWLPLFDFAYQGFARGLEEDAEGLRAFAALHKELIVASSFSKNFGLYNERVGACTLVAADADAADRAFSQMKSCIRANYSNPPAHGASVVATILSNDALRAIWEQELTDMRQRIQRMRQLFVNTLAEKGANRDFSFITKQNGMFSFSGLTKEQVLRLREEFGVYAVASGRVNVAGMTPDNMAPLCEAIVAVL from the coding sequence ATGTTTGAGAACATTACCGCCGCCCCAGCCGACCCGATCCTTGGCCTGGCCGATCTGTTTCGTGCCGACGATCGCCCAACCAAAATTAACTTAGGTATTGGTGTTTACAAGGATGAAACCGGTAAGACCCCGGTTCTGACCAGCGTAAAAAAAGCAGAACAATATCTGCTGGAAAATGAAACCACCAAAAACTACCTCGGCATTGACGGTATTCCCGAATTTGGCCGCTGCACGCAGGAACTGCTGTTCGGCAAAGGCAGCCATATCATCAGCGATAAACGCGCCCGCACGGCGCAGACCCCAGGCGGCACCGGCGCGCTGCGCGTCGCGGCGGATTTCCTCGCCAAAAACACCGACGTCAAACGCGTCTGGGTCTCTAACCCGAGCTGGCCGAACCATAAAGGCGTGTTTAACTCCGCCGGGCTGGAAGTGCGTGAGTACGCTTATTACGACGCCGCCAATCATTCTCTGGATTTCGACGGCCTGTTAAATAGCCTGCAGGAAGCTCAGGCGGGCGACGTGGTGCTGTTCCACGGCTGCTGCCACAACCCGACCGGTATCGACCCGACGCTGGATCAGTGGGAACAGCTCGCGAAACTGTCCGTCGAGAAAGGCTGGCTGCCGCTGTTCGATTTCGCCTACCAGGGCTTCGCCCGCGGTCTGGAAGAAGATGCTGAAGGCCTGCGCGCGTTTGCCGCGCTGCATAAGGAACTTATCGTCGCGAGCTCGTTCTCCAAAAACTTTGGCCTGTACAACGAGCGCGTAGGGGCCTGTACGCTGGTCGCGGCGGATGCCGATGCCGCAGACCGCGCCTTCAGCCAGATGAAATCCTGCATTCGTGCCAACTACTCCAACCCGCCGGCACACGGCGCGTCAGTGGTCGCGACCATTCTCAGCAACGACGCGCTGCGCGCCATCTGGGAACAGGAGCTCACCGATATGCGCCAGCGTATCCAGCGTATGCGTCAGCTGTTTGTGAACACGCTGGCGGAGAAAGGCGCAAACCGCGATTTCAGCTTTATTACCAAACAGAACGGCATGTTCTCATTCAGCGGTCTGACCAAAGAACAGGTGCTGCGTCTGCGTGAAGAGTTTGGCGTGTACGCGGTCGCGTCCGGGCGCGTAAACGTGGCGGGCATGACGCCGGATAACATGGCGCCGCTGTGCGAAGCCATCGTCGCGGTGCTCTAA
- a CDS encoding MBL fold metallo-hydrolase has protein sequence MNYHIIPVTAFAQNCSLIWCEETRQAALVDPGGDAQRIKEEVARIGVTLQQILLTHGHLDHVGAAAELAAHYGIPIIGPEKEDEFWLQGLPAQSRMFGLDECQPLTPDRWLNEGDTVNVGNITLAVLHCPGHTPGHIVFFDAQSRLLVSGDVIFKGGVGRSDFPRGDHSQLIDAIKRKLLPLGDDVTFIPGHGPMSTLGHERLHNPFLQDEMPVW, from the coding sequence ATGAACTATCATATTATTCCGGTTACGGCGTTCGCGCAGAACTGCTCGTTAATCTGGTGTGAGGAGACGCGACAGGCGGCGCTGGTGGACCCGGGCGGCGATGCGCAGCGTATCAAGGAAGAAGTCGCCCGTATTGGCGTGACGCTGCAGCAGATCCTGTTGACGCATGGTCATCTCGACCACGTGGGCGCGGCGGCGGAGCTTGCGGCACACTACGGCATCCCCATCATCGGCCCGGAAAAAGAAGATGAGTTCTGGCTTCAGGGCCTGCCTGCGCAGAGCCGCATGTTTGGTCTCGATGAGTGCCAGCCGTTGACGCCAGACCGCTGGCTTAATGAAGGCGATACGGTGAACGTCGGCAATATAACGCTTGCCGTGCTGCACTGCCCGGGCCACACGCCGGGGCACATCGTCTTTTTCGACGCGCAGTCTCGTTTGCTGGTTTCTGGCGACGTCATCTTTAAAGGCGGAGTGGGGCGCAGCGATTTCCCGCGCGGCGATCACAGTCAGCTTATCGATGCCATCAAACGTAAGCTGCTGCCGCTTGGCGATGACGTGACGTTTATTCCTGGGCACGGCCCGATGTCCACGCTCGGCCACGAGCGCCTGCACAATCCGTTTCTGCAGGATGAAATGCCGGTCTGGTAA
- a CDS encoding YcbK family protein translates to MDKIDAHRRKLLTIGGAALGAAILPTPAFATLSTPRPRILTLNNLHTGESIKAEFFDGRGYIQDELAKLNHFFRDYRANKVKAIDPRLFDQLFRLQGLLGTRKPVQLISGYRSVDTNNELRSKSRGVAKHSYHTKGQAMDFHIEGISLSNIRKAALSLRAGGVGYYPSSNFVHIDTGPLRHW, encoded by the coding sequence ATGGATAAAATTGACGCTCATCGCCGCAAACTGCTGACGATTGGCGGCGCCGCTTTAGGCGCTGCGATACTGCCCACGCCTGCATTTGCTACCCTGTCGACGCCACGACCGCGTATTCTTACGCTCAATAATTTACATACTGGCGAATCCATTAAGGCCGAGTTTTTCGATGGCCGGGGCTATATTCAGGATGAATTAGCAAAGCTTAATCATTTCTTTCGTGATTACCGGGCAAACAAGGTAAAAGCGATTGATCCCCGTTTATTTGACCAGCTTTTCCGTTTGCAGGGGCTGCTCGGCACCCGTAAACCGGTACAGCTGATCTCCGGCTATCGTTCCGTTGATACCAACAACGAACTGCGATCCAAAAGCCGCGGTGTGGCTAAGCATAGTTACCACACCAAAGGCCAGGCCATGGATTTTCATATCGAAGGTATTTCGTTAAGCAATATTCGCAAAGCGGCGTTATCTCTGCGCGCCGGTGGTGTAGGATACTACCCCAGCAGTAACTTTGTGCATATTGATACCGGGCCGCTAAGGCACTGGTAA
- the ldtD gene encoding L,D-transpeptidase, which translates to MVLKNMHGFRRSALYVCLALSIAPLFNAYADEPELIANDSITTLSAQPLALSPGMAFLAANTAPDAANRLASARTQLQAALPAGFTPVYMNALVELYAARDLKPMWENRDAVQAFQQQLAEVALAGFQPQFTAWVEQLTNPAVTGLARDIVLSDAMVGYLHFISGIPSQGNRWLYSEKPYKPEMPALNVLNQWQVALDNGSVPAFVRSLAPAHPQYAAMHASLLQLVADTRPWPQMTGKEKLRPGQWSSDIPALKEILQRTGMLDGGPDIVLPGDNSGVVSPSAAPQTASQNRSTPKPARAVYDKDLVAAVKRFQKWQGLGADGVIGESTRDWLNVTPAQRAALLALNIQRLRLLPGKLSTGIMVNIPEYSLVYYQNGNQVLASRVIVGRPDRKTPLMSSALNNVVVNPPWNVPPTLARKDILPKVWNDPGYLESHGYTVLNGWGSNADVVDPWMVDWATITPSNLPFRFQQAPGAHNSLGRYKFNMPSSDAIYLHDTPNHNLFQRDARALSSGCVRVNKASELANMLLQDAGWNDSRISQTLKEGNTRYVNIPQTIPVNLYYLTAFIGEDGRPQYRTDIYNYDHTARSGAQILPKVEQLIR; encoded by the coding sequence ATGGTGCTTAAGAATATGCATGGTTTTCGACGGTCAGCACTGTATGTGTGCCTGGCTCTCAGTATCGCTCCACTGTTTAACGCGTATGCCGACGAACCGGAACTGATTGCCAACGACAGCATTACCACGCTCAGCGCGCAGCCATTAGCGCTGTCGCCAGGCATGGCGTTTCTGGCGGCAAATACGGCACCTGATGCCGCAAACCGTCTTGCGAGCGCGCGTACGCAGTTACAGGCGGCGCTGCCCGCAGGCTTCACGCCGGTTTATATGAACGCGCTGGTGGAGCTTTACGCCGCCCGCGATCTTAAACCGATGTGGGAGAACCGCGATGCGGTCCAGGCGTTTCAGCAGCAGCTGGCTGAAGTGGCGCTTGCCGGCTTCCAGCCGCAGTTTACCGCCTGGGTGGAGCAACTCACCAATCCTGCCGTGACGGGGCTCGCGCGCGATATCGTGCTGAGCGACGCGATGGTCGGCTATCTGCATTTTATCTCTGGCATCCCAAGCCAGGGCAACCGCTGGCTCTACAGCGAAAAACCGTACAAACCGGAAATGCCCGCGCTGAATGTGCTGAACCAGTGGCAGGTCGCGCTGGATAACGGCTCTGTGCCAGCGTTTGTGCGCTCTCTCGCCCCCGCGCACCCGCAGTATGCGGCGATGCACGCCTCGCTGTTACAACTGGTGGCGGACACCCGTCCGTGGCCGCAAATGACCGGCAAAGAGAAACTGCGCCCCGGCCAGTGGAGCAGCGACATTCCGGCCCTGAAAGAGATTTTACAGCGTACCGGCATGCTGGATGGCGGTCCGGATATTGTGCTGCCGGGCGATAACAGCGGCGTCGTCAGCCCGTCGGCGGCCCCGCAAACCGCAAGCCAGAACCGCAGTACACCGAAACCGGCGCGCGCGGTTTACGATAAAGATCTGGTCGCGGCGGTCAAACGTTTTCAGAAATGGCAGGGGCTGGGCGCGGATGGCGTTATCGGTGAGTCTACCCGCGACTGGCTGAACGTGACGCCCGCGCAGCGCGCAGCGCTGCTGGCGCTCAATATTCAGCGTCTGCGCCTGCTGCCCGGCAAACTCAGCACCGGCATCATGGTAAATATTCCCGAGTATTCTCTGGTCTATTATCAGAATGGCAATCAGGTGCTGGCGTCGCGCGTTATCGTCGGCAGACCTGATCGCAAAACGCCGCTGATGAGTAGCGCGCTCAATAATGTAGTGGTCAATCCACCGTGGAACGTGCCGCCAACGCTCGCCCGCAAAGATATCCTGCCGAAAGTCTGGAATGATCCAGGGTATCTGGAGAGCCACGGCTATACGGTGCTGAACGGCTGGGGAAGCAACGCGGACGTGGTGGATCCGTGGATGGTGGACTGGGCAACGATTACGCCGTCTAATCTGCCTTTCCGTTTCCAGCAGGCGCCGGGCGCGCATAACTCGCTCGGGCGGTATAAGTTCAACATGCCGAGCTCAGATGCTATCTATCTGCACGATACGCCGAACCACAATCTCTTCCAGCGCGATGCGCGGGCGCTCAGCTCCGGCTGCGTGCGTGTGAATAAAGCTTCTGAACTGGCCAATATGCTGCTGCAGGATGCTGGATGGAATGATTCGCGCATTTCGCAGACGCTGAAAGAGGGGAATACGCGCTACGTGAATATTCCACAGACCATTCCGGTGAACCTCTATTATCTGACCGCGTTTATCGGCGAGGACGGACGTCCGCAGTATCGTACAGATATTTACAATTACGATCACACCGCGCGATCGGGCGCACAAATCCTCCCAAAAGTGGAACAACTCATCCGCTAA
- the mukB gene encoding chromosome partition protein MukB, which yields MIERGKFRSLTLINWNGFFARTFDLDELVTTLSGGNGAGKSTTMAAFVTALIPDLTLLHFRNTTEAGATSGSRDKGLHGKLKAGVCYSVLDVVNSRHQRVLVGVRLQQVAGRDRKVDIKPFAIQGLPSAVQPTQLLTETLNDRQARVLSLNELKDKIDTMEGVQLKQFNSITDYHSLMFDLGVVARRLRSASDRSKYYRLIEASLYGGISSAITRSLRDYLLPENGGVRKAFQDMEAALRENRMTLEAIRVTQSDRDLFKHLISEATNYVAADYMRHANERRIHLDQALELRRELFSSRKQLAAEQYKHVDMARELSEHAGAEGDLETDYQAASDHLNLVQTALRQQEKIERYEADLEELQIRLEEQSEVVAEAAEQQEENEARAEAAELEVDELKSQLADYQQALDVQQTRAIQYQQALTALERARELCHLPDLSADSADEWLDTFQAKEQEATERLLSLEQKMSVAQTAHSQFEQAYQLVASINGPVSRAEAWDVARELLRDASQQRHLAEQVQPLRMRLSELEQRLREQQDAERLLAEFCKRQGKEYEPEDLEALNDELEARIAALSDSVSQAGEQRMSLRQELEQIQSRVKTLTSHAPAWLAAQNSLNQISEQSGETFESGQQVTEYLQQLLEREREAIVERDEVGARKRAVDEEIERLSQPGGAEDARLNALAERFGGVLLSEIYDDVSFDDAPYFSALYGPSRHAIVVPDLSRVRDLLDGLEDCPEDLYLIEGDPQSFDDSVFSVEELEKAVVVKVAERQWRYSRFPSVPLFGRAARESRIESLHAEREALSERYATLSFDVQKTQRLHQAFSRFVGQHLAVAFEADPEAEIRKLNTRRSEIERAISQHENDNQQQRVQFEQAKEGVAQLNRLLPRLSLLADDSLADRVEEIQERLAEAQDAARFLSQHGNALAKLEPVASVLQSDPEQFDQLKQDYEQARQTQRDARQQAFALSEVVQRRAHFSYSDSAQMLNGNTDLNEKLRQRLEQAEAERTRAREALRTHAAKLSQYHQVLASLKSSFDTKKELLGDLQRELQDIGVRADAGAEERARQRRDELHTRLSNNRSRRNQLEKQLTLCEAEMDNLTRSLKRLERNYHEMREQVVSAKAGWCAVMRMVKDNGVERRLHRRELAYHSGDDLRSMSDKALGALRLAVADNEHLRDVLRLSEDPKRPERKIQFFVAVYQHLRERIRQDIIRTDDPVEAIEQMEIELGRLTEELTSREQKLAISSRSVANIIRKTIQREQNRIRMLNQGLQSVSFGQVNSVRLNVNVRESHATLLEVLAEQHEQHQDLFNSNRLTFSEALAKLWQRLNPQIDMGQRTAQTIGEELLDYRNYLEMEVEVNRGSDGWLRAESGALSTGEAIGTGMSILVMVVQSWEDESSRLRGKDISPCRLLFLDEAARLDARSIATLFELCERLQMQLIIAAPENISPEKGTTYKLVRKVFQNHEHVHVVGLRGFAAPPADALPGPAEVS from the coding sequence ATGATTGAACGCGGTAAGTTTCGCTCGCTAACGCTTATCAACTGGAACGGATTTTTTGCCCGCACGTTTGATCTCGACGAGCTGGTCACCACGCTTTCCGGCGGTAACGGGGCGGGTAAGTCGACCACGATGGCGGCGTTCGTTACGGCACTGATCCCCGACCTCACGCTGCTGCACTTCCGTAACACCACCGAGGCGGGCGCGACCAGCGGCTCGCGCGATAAGGGGCTACACGGCAAACTGAAAGCGGGCGTCTGTTATTCGGTGCTGGATGTCGTCAACTCCCGCCATCAGCGCGTGCTGGTGGGCGTGCGTCTGCAACAGGTCGCCGGGCGTGACCGTAAAGTGGACATCAAACCGTTCGCCATTCAGGGCCTGCCGAGTGCGGTACAGCCGACGCAACTGCTGACGGAAACCCTGAACGATCGTCAGGCGCGCGTGCTGAGCCTCAACGAGCTGAAAGATAAAATCGATACGATGGAAGGGGTACAGCTCAAGCAGTTCAACTCCATCACCGATTATCACTCACTGATGTTCGATCTGGGCGTGGTAGCGCGTCGCCTGCGTTCAGCGTCCGATCGCAGCAAATATTACCGTCTGATTGAAGCCTCGCTCTACGGCGGGATCTCCAGCGCCATTACCCGCTCGCTTCGCGATTACCTGCTGCCGGAAAACGGCGGCGTGCGTAAAGCGTTCCAGGACATGGAAGCAGCGCTGCGCGAAAACCGCATGACGCTGGAAGCTATCCGCGTCACCCAGTCGGACCGCGATCTCTTCAAACACCTGATTTCCGAAGCCACCAACTACGTGGCGGCGGACTATATGCGCCACGCCAACGAGCGGCGCATTCATCTCGATCAGGCGCTGGAGCTGCGCCGCGAGCTGTTCAGCAGCCGCAAGCAGCTTGCCGCCGAGCAGTATAAGCATGTTGATATGGCGCGCGAGCTTTCCGAGCATGCGGGTGCCGAAGGCGATCTCGAAACCGATTATCAGGCGGCGAGCGATCACTTGAATCTGGTGCAGACCGCGCTGCGCCAGCAGGAGAAAATCGAGCGCTACGAGGCTGACCTCGAAGAGCTGCAGATTCGCCTTGAAGAGCAGAGCGAAGTCGTGGCGGAAGCGGCCGAGCAGCAGGAAGAGAACGAAGCCCGCGCGGAAGCCGCTGAGCTTGAAGTCGATGAACTCAAAAGCCAGCTTGCCGACTATCAGCAGGCGCTTGATGTGCAGCAGACCCGCGCTATTCAGTACCAGCAGGCGCTCACCGCGCTGGAGCGCGCCCGCGAGCTGTGCCATCTGCCGGATCTGAGCGCCGACAGCGCCGATGAATGGCTGGATACCTTCCAGGCCAAAGAGCAGGAGGCCACCGAACGCCTGCTGTCGCTTGAGCAGAAAATGAGCGTCGCGCAGACCGCGCACAGCCAGTTCGAGCAGGCTTATCAGCTTGTCGCCAGTATTAACGGCCCGGTGAGCCGCGCGGAAGCCTGGGACGTGGCGCGCGAGCTGCTGCGCGACGCCAGCCAGCAACGCCATCTGGCCGAACAGGTGCAGCCGCTACGTATGCGTCTTTCCGAGCTGGAACAGCGCCTGCGTGAACAGCAGGACGCCGAGCGTCTGCTGGCCGAGTTCTGCAAACGCCAGGGCAAAGAGTATGAGCCGGAAGATCTCGAAGCGCTGAACGACGAACTGGAAGCGCGCATCGCGGCGCTCTCCGACAGCGTTTCGCAGGCAGGTGAACAGCGCATGTCGCTGCGCCAGGAGCTGGAGCAGATCCAGAGCCGCGTTAAGACGCTCACCAGCCATGCGCCGGCCTGGCTTGCGGCGCAAAACAGCCTCAACCAGATTAGCGAGCAGAGCGGCGAGACGTTCGAATCTGGCCAGCAGGTCACGGAATACCTTCAGCAACTGCTGGAGCGCGAACGCGAAGCCATCGTTGAACGTGACGAAGTCGGCGCGCGTAAGCGGGCGGTGGATGAAGAGATTGAACGCTTAAGCCAGCCGGGCGGCGCTGAAGACGCGCGCCTCAATGCGCTGGCGGAGCGTTTCGGCGGCGTGCTGCTCTCTGAAATTTACGACGACGTGTCGTTCGACGACGCGCCGTACTTCTCCGCGCTTTACGGCCCGTCGCGTCACGCGATTGTGGTACCGGATTTGTCGCGCGTGCGCGATCTGCTCGACGGTCTTGAAGATTGCCCGGAAGATCTCTACCTGATCGAAGGCGATCCGCAGTCCTTCGATGACAGCGTCTTTAGCGTTGAAGAGCTGGAAAAAGCGGTAGTGGTGAAAGTGGCCGAGCGTCAGTGGCGCTACTCCCGCTTCCCGTCGGTGCCGCTGTTTGGCCGCGCCGCGCGCGAAAGCCGCATTGAGAGCCTGCATGCCGAGCGTGAAGCGCTGTCTGAACGCTACGCGACGCTCTCCTTTGACGTACAGAAAACGCAGCGCCTGCACCAGGCGTTCAGCCGTTTTGTCGGCCAGCATCTCGCCGTGGCGTTTGAGGCGGATCCGGAAGCGGAAATCCGTAAGCTCAACACGCGCCGCAGCGAAATCGAGCGCGCGATTAGCCAGCACGAAAATGACAACCAGCAGCAGCGCGTGCAGTTTGAACAGGCGAAAGAGGGCGTGGCCCAGCTTAACCGCCTGCTGCCGCGCCTGAGCCTGCTGGCTGACGACAGCCTGGCCGACCGCGTGGAGGAAATTCAGGAGCGCCTGGCGGAAGCCCAGGACGCCGCGCGTTTCCTGTCTCAGCACGGCAATGCGCTGGCGAAACTGGAGCCGGTGGCGTCTGTACTGCAGAGCGACCCGGAACAGTTCGACCAGCTCAAACAGGATTATGAACAGGCCCGCCAGACGCAGCGCGACGCCCGTCAGCAGGCCTTTGCGTTAAGCGAAGTGGTGCAGCGTCGCGCGCATTTCAGTTACAGCGATTCAGCGCAAATGCTGAATGGCAACACCGATCTCAACGAGAAACTGCGCCAGCGTCTGGAGCAGGCGGAAGCCGAGCGTACCCGCGCCCGCGAAGCGCTGCGTACCCACGCCGCGAAGCTCAGCCAGTACCATCAGGTGCTGGCGTCGCTGAAAAGTTCCTTCGATACAAAAAAAGAGCTGCTGGGCGATCTGCAACGTGAACTGCAGGATATCGGCGTGCGCGCCGATGCCGGAGCCGAAGAGCGCGCCCGCCAGCGTCGCGACGAACTGCATACGCGCCTCAGCAACAACCGTTCGCGCCGTAATCAGCTGGAGAAACAGCTGACGCTGTGCGAAGCGGAGATGGACAACCTGACCCGCAGCCTGAAGCGTCTGGAGCGTAACTACCACGAGATGCGCGAGCAGGTGGTGAGCGCGAAAGCGGGCTGGTGCGCTGTAATGCGTATGGTGAAAGACAACGGCGTGGAGCGTCGCCTGCACCGCCGCGAGCTGGCGTATCACTCCGGCGATGATCTGCGCTCGATGTCAGATAAAGCCCTCGGCGCGCTGCGTCTGGCCGTGGCGGATAACGAACACCTGCGCGACGTGCTGCGCCTGTCTGAAGATCCCAAACGCCCTGAGCGCAAAATCCAGTTCTTCGTGGCCGTGTATCAGCATCTGCGTGAGCGTATCCGCCAGGATATTATCCGCACCGACGATCCGGTCGAGGCGATTGAACAGATGGAAATTGAGCTGGGCCGCCTGACGGAAGAGCTCACCTCACGCGAACAGAAGCTCGCCATCAGCTCCCGCAGCGTGGCGAATATTATTCGCAAGACGATCCAGCGCGAGCAGAACCGTATTCGTATGCTCAACCAGGGTTTGCAGAGCGTGTCGTTCGGCCAGGTTAACAGCGTACGCCTGAACGTTAACGTGCGTGAAAGCCATGCCACACTGCTGGAAGTGCTTGCCGAGCAGCACGAGCAGCATCAGGACTTGTTTAACAGCAACCGCCTGACATTCTCGGAAGCGCTGGCGAAACTCTGGCAGCGCCTGAACCCGCAGATCGATATGGGCCAGCGCACCGCGCAGACCATCGGCGAAGAGCTGCTCGACTACCGTAACTATCTGGAGATGGAAGTTGAGGTTAACCGCGGCTCCGACGGCTGGCTGCGCGCGGAAAGCGGCGCGCTCTCTACCGGTGAGGCGATCGGTACCGGGATGTCTATCCTGGTGATGGTGGTGCAGAGCTGGGAGGATGAATCGAGCCGTCTGCGTGGCAAAGACATTTCGCCATGCCGTCTGTTGTTCCTCGACGAAGCGGCGCGTCTGGATGCCCGCTCCATCGCCACGCTGTTTGAACTTTGCGAACGCCTGCAGATGCAGCTCATCATCGCGGCACCGGAGAACATCAGCCCGGAAAAAGGCACGACCTACAAGCTGGTGCGTAAAGTCTTCCAGAACCATGAGCACGTGCATGTGGTTGGCCTGCGCGGTTTTGCCGCCCCGCCAGCCGATGCGCTGCCTGGGCCGGCAGAAGTCTCGTAA
- the mukE gene encoding chromosome partition protein MukE yields the protein MSSTNIEHVMPVKLALALANPLFPALDSQLRAGRHIGLDELDNHAFLMDYQGELEEFYSRYNVELIRAPEGFFYLRPRSTTLIPRSVLSELDMMVGKILCYLYLSPERLANEGIFTQQELYDELMALADETKLLKLVNNRSTGSDLDRQKLQEKVRSSLSRLRRLGMVWFMGHDSSKFRITESVFRFGADVRAGDDPREAQLRMIRDGEAMPVESHLQLNDENDDTQQDNAEDDND from the coding sequence ATGTCATCGACAAATATTGAACACGTGATGCCAGTAAAGCTGGCGCTGGCGCTCGCGAATCCGCTGTTTCCGGCGCTCGACAGCCAGTTGCGCGCCGGGCGTCACATTGGCCTGGACGAGCTGGATAATCACGCTTTTCTGATGGATTACCAGGGCGAGCTGGAGGAGTTCTACAGCCGCTATAACGTCGAGCTTATCCGCGCGCCGGAAGGCTTTTTCTATCTGCGTCCACGCTCCACGACGCTTATCCCGCGCTCGGTGCTCTCCGAGCTGGATATGATGGTGGGCAAAATCCTCTGTTATCTCTACCTCAGCCCGGAGCGTCTGGCGAACGAAGGTATCTTCACCCAGCAGGAACTCTATGACGAGCTGATGGCGCTGGCCGACGAAACCAAGCTGCTGAAGCTTGTAAACAACCGCTCAACCGGCTCCGATCTCGACCGCCAGAAGCTGCAGGAAAAAGTGCGCTCATCGTTAAGCCGTCTGCGCCGCCTGGGCATGGTCTGGTTTATGGGCCATGACAGCAGCAAATTCCGCATCACCGAGTCGGTGTTTCGCTTCGGCGCGGACGTGCGCGCCGGCGACGATCCGCGTGAGGCGCAACTGCGCATGATCCGCGACGGCGAAGCGATGCCGGTGGAAAGCCATCTGCAGCTCAATGATGAGAACGACGATACCCAGCAGGATAACGCGGAGGATGACAATGATTGA